AGCTGAAAAACTTGAACCTGTGGCTCAAAAGGGTTTCAGGAGCTGTGACAGAGTGAGTGAGCACTTCTGCCTATACTTGTGTCCTTCAAACGGGTGGTAGCTCCCACCTCAACCATCACAGGCTCTTTCTTTTTGGGTGTCAATACTGATTCCACAGGTtgctgaaaaaaacacagctgcCGAAAGTATCTCCATCACCCACCTGTTTGTATTGCCATGTCCTTAGATCCTCTGAACAGATTCCCACTGCATGAGGATTTGTGTTCTGTGACCTTTCATCACCAAAAATCAACATCATGCTCCCAAGCAACCATCTGCCCCTGTGCCTGACTAACCCCTGTCGGCCACAACCCGTTTTGCAGGATATCTAAACTCTCTGCCGTCTTAGCGGCTTCCACCATCCACGCTGCTGTTTCCTGGACCACATTTCTGCTGCCTGACATATCGCTCTGTGCATCACGGGTATATTTCATGATTTTTCCCTTTAACTCCTTTACCTCTtgcagcttctgcagctctCTGCGACCCAGTGTCTTTCGTCAGTTCCCATCCTCCACTCCGTCCTCTGCCAACAACACCAACCTCCGTATCTTTTACATCTTGTCCCACAAGGCATTTCTGTGCCTTCTCTACAGCCTGTTatgcttgggaaaaaaatctgttcatcGCACCTCCACCCTCATCTCATTGAAATTAGTGCTAAAAACTCAGTTTTGCTATGAAACCCTGGAAAAAACGAGAGGGAGGACTGGTAACAGAAGTCAGAAAAGAATCTCCCAACCTTGCCCTGGTATCAGCAGCATCAATATGTGCCTGTGGCTTAGCAGATCCCTTCATGATCTTTTAGTTGTCACcttcattcttcctcttccttccccatctGTTTTTGGTTCCCATTCCTAGTTCATGCTGAATATAAATTACACTCCTCGGCAGAGACACcatgtttttccatttattttgaaCAGCGCAGAACatttctgaatctttttttaaatatatatgtaatttgAAGCATGAAGATAATCATTAATAATCTCGAAAATGGAACACATTCCAAGTTAGTGACACGTCCcaaggaaaacattatttttatatgaaaaaatgtAGAGGGCGGGGAGTGAGACAATACAAGACTTGAACATACTGGCTTAACGGGCAGTGTGGCAGATGAAATGCTGTATAGCCAAACGCATGTAGTGTGAACTAAGAACTGTTAAAACCGGTGGCAGTAACGAAGATGCTCTGAGTGAGCCGTAATCTATAAAAGTGCAGCTCAGAGAGCATTGGCCCGATCTTTATTCCTTATCACAGAGCTTGCAGTTGCTTTCTCTCTGCACgaatagcatttttttaatctagaaaaTCCCATTCTAGGCTTCCTCTCTGTTCATTTGTTACCAAATTAAAATCCTATTAATCTGCACACCTGCAGCGGGTGTATCTGCAGAGCACCGTGCTGTAGCTTTTAATCCAATTCCACACCTTTGTAACATACAATATACTGCAAATCAGGGAGCGGAGAGATGGAGGTGACGTTGTTCAAAGCTCTGTCAGCAGAAAGCAAGTCAAACACTTTGATTTGgtaaaaggggagaaaaaataagGACATAGTTAACTACCTCATTTACAGGGACGATGAGTGTTCATCTGAGTGGTCTGTATAATCCAGGACACAGAGATCAAGTGAAACCGTTAACTGAAATGATCAAAAAATGAGAGTAAAATCTTGACCTAGCTTAAATTCAGTGGCAAAACTTCCGCTGATTTTAAGAAAGCCAGGATTTCAGCATGAACAAGCAGTCCCCATCGGGGGGAGAGACAGGACTGAggttatttgttttgaaaaagaatatAAGGGTTTACAGCAGACATACAAAGTGTGAATGATGGATTAAAAAGTGGATGTGGCCTCCTATCAGGCATTTGCCATGCTGTGGGGAAACCCAACGTGTAGCTCCTCTTCTTGGATTAATTGATGTAAAATACGGTTGGGTATCTGCAAAATACCTCGGGTTCAGCAGGAAAGAACAGAGAATACTTTTTGTATTTGATGAAATGAGAAACAATGATTTGCAATCCCTACAGTCAAAACActgccatgttgcttttctaattttcagCTCATCCAGGTCATTTTGGAAGACAGAATTACTAAAACTTTTGCTGAGTTGGATCTTTGGAAGGGAAGCACTTCTTCCTCAAACAGACGGACAGACACGCCTCTGATGAACAGCAcatcttcagagaaaaacagcCTGACTTGAAAACTCTTTATTCTTACTTTTCGATACTACTTtatgaaatactgttttcattttcttaaatttaacatctttttttctggaaacactAAATGCAAAACTGTGCTAGCAACACAGTTATTTTAAGATGTCACATGATTTGGTTGTTTGACTTTATTTGAATAAATCTTCAtaagaaaaaggtgaaatgtttgtggtttggttttatcTATTACTTGTATTTTTTGCCACCAGTAaagctgaacacctgcctgaaGTCACTGTGGTAAATTTATCTGGAAGCTACAGAATAGATGAAAGACTGTGTCAATGCTGCTTTATGTCTACAGTGCGTTATTTAAAATTGGTATTTATTGCATCTAGAACTTAGTGCTAattcctgtttctttaaaaattcctgCTTTGTTTCCCATTTCTGCAGGATACAAGAGTCAATATCTCACATATAATTATTCTATTAACTGAAATGTAATAGGTTGTGTATAATGTTATTCATTTGTCTATGTCAGAAACTAGGTTGTTTGAACTTGTTCTATAAGCAAAGTACAAGCAAAAGACTTTATAAAGAGAAACCCTGGCATAAATTTTTATTGAATAGTAAATACAGAGGATGAAATTGTCTCTCACAGGCATCGGATAACATGGGGAAATTCCCTGAAACACCAAGGAATTGGGTTTTTAAGTATTTGTGAAGAGCTTGTCTGCAGGGAGTTGACTGGGCCTGGTCATTATTTCAAGAAGGGACAACTgcttgattattttaaaaagggacaTTTCCTGACCTAAAGAAAAGCAGTTGTCAGGACCCTAGCAAGCTTTCactcattttggttttggaaatctgcatttattttccacttGCATCTACATTCTTCTGTCTCAGCTGAAGCACTGAAGTAGGAATCAATATTCAAAAGGGTGGTATTACAGCAGATGTAGACAGGGCCACATGCTAAACGAAAAGGTAGTCATGTATTCAATTTTGCTAAGTTTTTTGGCGAAACTACATACTCTGTCTGAAAAATTCATTTGGGCCTTAAGGCCCATTATACCCATTTTCATAATTCCTTCAGATTTCTTAGggtgaagataaaaaaaaaggagtctaggaaaaaatataaactgaaaatactCAGGGTTTCAGTCcacttgtatttaaaaaagtttatattCTAGATTAAATATGCAGCATATCCTCATGGAGCAATTAAGCAGAAACCATACCAGCAGCCGGACCTTGTGATCTGTTCTTCACAGCTATGGAAAGGCAAGGTCGATCAGGTGGATGTGATAACCGTGTGAAAAGCAAAGGCTTCTGTGAGATTCATTCCTCCCCATCTCCCATTGAACCTGTACTCCTTAAATAATTTGCATGAATGCAATGAAAGTTTACAAGCATATGTTTTAAAGAATCACAAGTTTGCATTGCCACACTGAAGGAGTCTACCGCCAAGAACAGAAAACGAGCACGGCTGCAAAAGCGCCTCTACTAAAGAGGGCCATTGATACAAACTCAAATATACATTCAAATCTTTGCCTAATTAAAACCTTGCCTGGGAAACACAGAATTTAATAGCAGCTCCGCGTACTTACATGTCAAAGCAAATCCCACGAGCACCACAACTAATGAGGTCTGCTTTCCTAGGACTTGGGGTCTTGCTGTTGCTCAACCCCGGTGCCCAAACGAAGCATTCCCTGCAACGGGAGCATTAACACGGGCACGATCCCTCGTGGATTCTCTCTTCTCTAATAAATGGAGAGATCGCACCGCCTCCGCCCCAGTGGTTTCATGTACCTGGTTTTGCACAGGAAGTACATATGGAGAATTATTTAATGAAACACCTGACGGAGACAGCCCAGCAACCTCCCAAGTCCCCAGCAAAGGACATGCAAACACAGGGTAAACCCGCAGCGCGCCCCACTTCCCGGGCTCTGCCCTGAGTGGCCGGCGAGCCGGGAGGGGCCGAGTTCcaccccagctgctccctctGGCGAGCCCACGCCGCGGGTGGCTGTCCCCCACGGGTGTCGCCGACAGGCGTGGGCAGAGCCGGCGCTGCGCCTTACCCTAGCCGCACggggttggggggaggggggaacgaACCGATCGGGGCTGTTGCGAGTATTCGTGGCTCCcggggcgctgcggggcgggcggcggccgcaGGAGGGTGCTGCgagagcggcgcggcgcgggccCTGCCGCACAAGATGTCggcggggcagcggcggcggtggtggtggtggcggtggcTGCTGGCGGCTGTGCTGTGGGGCGGCGCGGGCGGGTACGTGGTGGTCAGCTCGGTGTCCTGGCCGCTGCCCGAGGaggggggcgcggcggcggagGAGCTGCACAGTTCCTCCACCGAGGAGACCCTCCCCGCGCTGCTGGAGGAGGCGGGCGGCCTCTGGAAGCAGAGCTACCCGGTCTCGGCTTACCGGGAGGACGCGGCCCTGGGCTCCgggccggcggcgcggcggtCGGGGCAGGGGGCCGCCCCCTCCCGCATGTTCTCCTACCGacgggagggcggcggggcgccgGGCCGCCCCGGCACCGCCCGCTTCCTCGCCCGCTACAACACCTGGGGCTTCGTGGCTACGCGGGCCGCGCAAGGAAAGGTAGGGTGTCCCACGCCTGCGGGCTGCCGCGGTCACGCGTTGCCGTGTCGGTAATAGCGGGTGCGTCCCGCCGTCAGCAGCGCCCGGCAGCGGCCACCGAATGCGCGGaggaaatagtaaaaaaatctttctaggAGGAGAAGTCGTGTTTGCAGAACGGCGCCGGGGGCAGGCTGAAAGAGCCACACCAGAGaggcacagaaaaagcaaaatctggAAGGCAGAACCAGGCCACGCTGCCGCGCCCGGCCCCCGTGGGGTCAGCGGGGCGCCAGCCCGCCCTGCCTccccgaggaggaggaggaggaggaggaggaggaggaggaggagagcctGCGGGCTACCACCAAACCTGTCCGTCCCGCAGCTATACCAGCTTAAAGGACGATTTCTCTGTCGGGAGCGTTAAGCAAAATAGCAGGGCTGCACTGGAGAATCAGGGTcgttatttttttccagctttaaaatattcccCTTTTCTTAAAATGGAAAGTTGGAATTAGGCACAGCAGCCAATACcactcagagaaaagaaaaagagaaaaagcgAAAACAGAGCTTTAACTTTTTCTGGAAAGTATTCACAGATTGATTAAcgtaaaatttaaaaaacagacaagaGTTAGAAGCACGTGAATCTGCAGAAAACTTGGCTGAGTTAGTGGCAGTTTATGTTATTGTGAAATAGAAAGCAACAGGttaaagaaaaagccattaaataaatatatacgtACACACAAGAGCCCTGTAATTCTACATCAGTTTGTCAGAAATCCTATCAAATCATATGATCGTAATGCTTCTGGTTTATGGTCTCGCCCGAAACCCTCGGTGGAATTACAGCCGTAATGTGGTGTGCGGTTAGCTGTCTCTAGTTACAACACAGAAGTAATACAGAATTCATAATGAAATTTGGAATTGGATGAGAGGGGTGTTGCTGCTGTGGATGGTGAGCCATGCTGCCCATGATCCCAGTTCTTTTTGAGAATCCACTGTAACGTTAACCAGGGATGACAGACTGAGCATTTTACGTGATGGAAACATGTCCCGCAATATTACTGATagctactatttttttttctacatcttAAATCTTAATAATAAACAAGTATTTTTAGTTCCTAAGTTATGTAGCTTCATTAAAGCATTCCTTCTAAGGAATGCTAAAAAGGACCATTTATAAGCATTACAATTTTAAAGGcatataaacattaaaaatcagaaaccaTGCAATTCAGGTAATAACATCATCCAGGGTTTTCTTATTAACTGTTCATACTTAATTTGATTTTGCTGTAAAAGATTTATCAGTTACATTGAATTAATGTACTGACTGATAATTTTACTATTTAGCATCTAATTGACCATGAGGAAAGAGATATctgaagacatgaaaaaaatagtaattcatTAGGTATCTGTCATTGCAATTTATAATGGGATGAAAAGCACAGTAGGAGTATAAATCCTTTTGGAGAATACTAATGTGTGTCACTACTGGCCAAGGACATTTTCGCATGCGTTACATCCACTGTGTGTACGCAGGTCAGTGTACGGCAGAAAACTTTTCGAAAACTTGTCTCCCTGGTGTCCCTCCTGTGACGTGAGAGGAAGGTTTGCTTGGGCTGGCTCGGTGGCCGAGCCCCTCCCCATAGCTGAGGTTCCTGCCCAGGCAGCTGAGCTGACATCCAGCTTGACTTTAAACACAGCTCTAGCTAAAAcgcctttccctctctcttggCAAATGGATGCGATCACATTGCAAATCAAGGTTGAAAGGGGAGGCAAAATTAGCATAAAAAGCAGGCTGAATCAAGGCTACAGTAGGCTCTGTTTCCTTTTGGGTATGAGAAAAGGTATCAGCACTGTTATAGAGTAAACATTTCTTGACGCTGAGGGCATTGATTTTAATGcacttaaacatttttaatttggtaGATCCTTTAAGGtcagttgaaaagaaaatgttctctaTAGTGTCATGGACAGgactggaaagaagaaatagaggGGAGATCCATGATAGATCAAATTTAGAAGAAGGTCTGTCTCATGATGACAACAGAAGGTGGGAGACTGAGAAAATAGGGGTTGCTGTCCTCTCTGGTAGTGCCCTTGAGGGGATCCCTGACATTGTAAGCCATCTATGTGCAAAAATGTAACTGGTTGCTTATTTGGATTTTGCAGATCCAAGGTATGCCCTATGGGAACTGTTTACTTCTCAGTGACGGTCCCGTCAATAACAGCACTGGAATCCCTTTCTTCTACGTGACGCCGAAGGATAACACTGTGGCAGATCTCCTGAAGAATCCCGTGGCTTCTCTGACCCTGCCAGAAGCAGACGGAAATTTCTGCAGGTAACAGAGTTTTATCTGCCTACTAGCTAGGTGGTAGCTGCCTATCACCGTCAGTGAGAACAGAGTCAGAACAAAATGCTGGGTCCCCACCTTCAAAGCCCTGCGTTTATTTTTCACTCTCACCATCAGCTACAAGCTTCTCCTTAGCTTTATTTTGCAGTAAGTTGCCCCAGTAAAGCATggtaaagaaaagcagaactgtcATTGAAGCATATTGTAGCATCAGCATCTGGAGTGGTTTTCAGCTCGCACATTAACATatctaaattttaatttcttcttggaGGTGCCAGATAAAATCTAGGTATTCAAGATCCCATTATAGGCCGTGGAGATCTAGTCAGTAGAGTCATGTTGTTTCAAGGGCTGTCGAAGTCACGGTAAAGCAGACACCCTTGCTCTGCTGAACAGATCTGGAGGCTCTGCTGATGGCCTTGACATGACTTTAGCTCTCCCATGTCTGTAAGGGGATCTCAGGCTCTCAGTTCACAAGTTACATGCTCAGGACCATGCTGCTCAGCCTAATTACCAGCTCCTCCAGGGGTATGATTGAATATGATATCTTCACAAATTTTTGGCACCTTGTGTATCATAAAGAGTCAGTAAACGATCCCCCACATAAAGGAAGCCA
The Phalacrocorax aristotelis chromosome 1, bGulAri2.1, whole genome shotgun sequence DNA segment above includes these coding regions:
- the CREG2 gene encoding protein CREG2, whose translation is MSAGQRRRWWWWRWLLAAVLWGGAGGYVVVSSVSWPLPEEGGAAAEELHSSSTEETLPALLEEAGGLWKQSYPVSAYREDAALGSGPAARRSGQGAAPSRMFSYRREGGGAPGRPGTARFLARYNTWGFVATRAAQGKIQGMPYGNCLLLSDGPVNNSTGIPFFYVTPKDNTVADLLKNPVASLTLPEADGNFCRKNVIDPEDPRCARLTLTGQMVTVPPEEVEFAKQAMFSRHPVVRKWPRSYEWFFMKMNIEHIWLQSWYGEVSAIAVEEYLKAVPSKG